The Miscanthus floridulus cultivar M001 chromosome 17, ASM1932011v1, whole genome shotgun sequence genome has a window encoding:
- the LOC136517350 gene encoding glycerol-3-phosphate acyltransferase 5-like — MTMPTSPRARRSRSVVAELEGALLRSADTFPYFMLVAFEASGLPRFVLLLALWPLLRLLELGAGQGRRRDLALRAAAFVATVGVPRAEVEAVSRAVLPKFMADDVDPAAWAAFGSCEGKRVVVTRMPRVMVERFAKEHLGAHAVVGCDLEYSRLRRSTGLLKGAGLEAVAARVRALFAGDDRPDLGIGGSEMARSFLTFCQGQLRPPFTADHETNAPPFRPVIFHDGRLVCRPTPFMSLVILLWLPLGVLVAFVRIAVGLMVPIRTIPYIAPVFGGAVIIHGRAPPPVRVSDAATDDGGSPSGVLFVCTHRTLMDPVVLATVLGRRVAALTYSISRLSEILSPIPTVRLTRDRDVDAARMRAELARGDVAVCPEGTTCREPFLLRFSKLFAELSDSIVPVAMNYRVGLFHPTTARGWKAMDPIFFFMNPRPVYEVTFLNQLPAEATCAAGKSPVDVANYVQRILAATLGFECTTLTRKDKYTVLAGNDGIVNAKPAAAGKPASWQSRVKEVLGFLLH, encoded by the exons ATGACGATGCCGACGTCGCCGCGCGCGCGGCGGTCCCGGTCCGTGGTGGCCGAGCTGGAGGGCGCGCTGCTGCGGAGCGCGGACACGTTCCCGTACTTCATGCTCGTGGCGTTCGAGGCGTCCGGCCTGCCGCGCTTcgtgctgctgctggcgctgtggCCCCTGCTGCGGCTGCTGGAGCTGGGAGCCGGTCAGGGCCGGCGGCGCGACCTGGCGCTGCGCGCCGCCGCGTTCGTGGCCACCGTCGGGGTGCCCCGCGCCGAGGTGGAGGCCGTGTCCCGGGCCGTGCTGCCCAAGTTCATGGCCGACGACGTCGACCCCGCGGCGTGGgccgccttcgggagctgcgaggGGAAGCGCGTCGTCGTCACGCGGATGCCCCGCGTCATGGTGGAGAGGTTCGCCAAGGAGCACCTCGGCGCGCACGCGGTGGTCGGCTGTGACCTCGAGTACAGCCGGCTCAGGCGATCCACGGGGCTCCTGAAAGGCGCCGGCCTTGAGGCCGTCGCCGCCCGTGTGCGCGCGCTGTTCGCCGGCGACGACCGGCCGGACCTCGGGATCGGCGGGTCAGAGATGGCGCGCTCGTTCTTGACATTCTGCCAG GGGCAGCTCAGGCCACCGTTCACCGCGGACCACGAGACGAACGCGCCACCGTTCCGGCCGGTCATCTTCCACGACGGCCGCCTGGTGTGCCGGCCCACGCCATTCATGTccctcgtcatcctcctctggcTGCCCCTCGGCGTGCTGGTCGCCTTCGTCCGGATCGCCGTCGGCCTCATGGTCCCCATCAGGACCATCCCCTACATCGCGCCGGTCTTCGGCGGCGCCGTGATCATCCACGGCCGCGCGCCTCCCCCAGTCAGAGTCAGCGACGCCGCCACGGACGACGGCGGCTCGCCCTCGGGGGTCCTCTTCGTCTGCACGCACCGCACGCTCATGGACCCCGTGGTGCTGgccaccgtgctcggccgccgcgtggccgccttgACCTACTCCATCTCCCGCCTCTCGGagatcctctccccgatcccgacCGTGCGCCTGACGCGCGACCGGGACGTGGACGCGGCGCGCATGCGCGCGGAACTGGCCCGGGGCGACGTGGCCGTGTGCCCCGAGGGCACCACGTGCCGGGAGCCCTTCCTGCTCCGCTTCTCCAAGCTCTTCGCGGAGCTCAGCGACAGCATCGTGCCCGTGGCGATGAACTACCGCGTGGGGCTCTTCCACCCGACGACGGCGCGCGGGTGGAAGGCCATGGAccccatcttcttcttcatgaacccGCGGCCCGTGTACGAGGTGACGTTCCTGAACCAGCTCCCCGCGGAGGCGACGTGCGCGGCGGGGAAGAGCCCCGTGGACGTAGCCAACTACGTCCAGCGGATACTCGCCGCCACGCTCGGGTTCGAGTGCACCACCCTCACGAGGAAGGACAAGTACACGGTGCTCGCCGGTAACGACGGCATCGTCAACGCCAAGCCGGCGGCGGCCGGGAAGCCGGCTTCTTGGCAGAGCCGCGTGAAGGAGGTCCTCGGGTTCCTGCTCCACTAA